The Carassius carassius chromosome 2, fCarCar2.1, whole genome shotgun sequence genome has a segment encoding these proteins:
- the LOC132111402 gene encoding zinc finger protein 219-like has product MESPPEIMLALSCEPPLSPSSMPSLDHSPQFLPQSPQSTPFSPQTELYAPVSPCPLPEASLQDEEEDEELSTPPSPTPAVALFPSELELGSPSSDTSPSATPLAPFPGFGVLEQAISSGQSTTCDDELDLQLFNNDGMAFPGGTSSGPGLRFPCHVCGKRFRFQSILSLHARAHSLDRERRASAPYLTTHAKLQQNHVGDSVIQTLNNRELGLKQSPLSGSLQKSIDEDMVPEEPLQTASSPQFLFEENTALTPPLTEEAPISTSFSPLSQAHLEDNTLSTAASAFRCHACKGKFRTASELARHVRILHNPYKCTMCPFSASQEERLAAHLQESHPPEDPATETVFPSPPITTPTETPPSQIPVVPAFRCETCGQRFTQSWFLKGHMRKHKDSLDHKCQVCGRGFKEPWFLKNHMKVHLNKLGLKAGLGNLGPAGNEQSKGPASTQVLGALYTNLLLARSMTSGGGSGSRTERSDASAGSSKSSILGYLGLPKDNSNGSCMERLQAVAQVAEMGNGGGRGGNTADGEDKAAMWQLVARSLVAAQHNQQQQRSPSHHQLPSSRGTVAGEAKQLRAYLGGMGSREELEGSSQPWECPDCGKLFRSLQQVVAHSRVHVQKPQKGQSARAGMSRDEDIINSVSGAQATGGVGGGQRTSENEGRQEEKQLPSGVGTAGSFHSVISHLSGQNGLRGSSSSTSSSRERVRGTGIKDCPYCGKAFRSSHHLKVHLRVHTGERPYKCPHCDYAGTQSGSLKYHLQRHHREQRNAMATTTNSPSPSLPSLTGCPHEGVKKRRHPSMSQSSFGRVPGEAPSSRHSQSWAASLPEKKEGTAASGHHREGDVESQYLSLSGMMGTLFAGGLEPSWIGEVPPPKMPKVSRRKPLTTSRMMSANGYQGGMQSSGSQEGSFEPLDLSRRPLQDEGGVSSSVGGPSGVFKGGNDILSQCVFCPFRTSSVELMAMHLQVNHTSKSRRKRGASLSSTNHSTRLTLAGSDRDSLALWKFLGAEDGVASPENWVLSKARAENGVSPENRDTEDSFELNSGTVGSVGEKGLKMREELDEEDEEVDEEEDDLEGNGYFGSVPQSQSRRARSVSSDLAAEDLPKEEEGVLGK; this is encoded by the exons ATGGAATCCCCACCAGAGATTATGCTGGCTCTTTCATGTGAGCCTCCATTGTCTCCTTCCTCTATGCCGTCTCTGGACCACAGTCCCCAATTCCTACCCCAAAGTCCTCAATCTACTCCTTTTAGCCCTCAAACTGAACTCTATGCTCCAGTATCACCATGCCCCCTTCCAGAGGCCAGCCTccaagatgaggaggaggatgaggagctgTCAACGCCCCCATCACCCACCCCAGCGGTGGCGCTGTTTCCTAGTGAATTGGAGCTTGGCAGTCCTTCATCAGACACCAGTCCTTCAGCAACACCATTAGCACCTTTTCCGGGTTTTGGAGTTCTGGAACAGGCAATCTCCTCTGGTCAAAGTACCACCTGTGATGATGAGTTGGATCTTCAGCTTTTTAACAATGATGGCATGGCTTTCCCTGGAGGGACAAGCTCTGGGCCTGGCCTAAGGTTCCCATGCCATGTGTGTGGAAAGAGGTTCCGCTTCCAGAGTATTTTGTCTCTGCATGCTCGGGCACACAGTTTAGACAGGGAGCGTCGAGCTTCAGCTCCCTACCTGACCACACATGCCAAACTGCAGCAGAACCATGTGGGCGACAGTGTAATCCAGACTCTCAACAACAGAGAGCTTGGGCTGAAACAGAGTCCATTATCTGGGTCATTACAAAAGAGTATAGATGAAGACATGGTTCCAGAGGAACCTCTTCAAACTGCAAGCAGCCCTCAGTTCCTTTTTGAAGAAAACACTGCCCTGACTCCACCTCTAACAGAGGAAGCACCAATCTCaacctccttctctccactcagCCAAGCCCACTTGGAAGACAACACCCTCTCCACAGCTGCTTCTGCCTTCCGGTGTCATGCCTGTAAGGGTAAGTTCCGTACAGCTTCAGAGTTGGCTCGTCATGTGCGGATCCTCCACAACCCCTACAAATGTACAATGTGTCCCTTCTCAGCCAGTCAGGAGGAAAGACTGGCTGCCCATCTGCAGGAGAGCCACCCACCTGAGGATCCTGCCACTGAAACGGTTTTCCCTTCTCCCCCTATAACAACACCAACAGAGACTCCTCCCTCACAAATTCCAGTTGTTCCAGCTTTCCGATGCGAGACGTGCGGGCAGCGTTTTACTCAGTCCTGGTTTTTGAAGGGGCACATGCGGAAGCACAAGGACTCATTGGATCACAAGTGCCAGGTGTGTGGTCGTGGCTTCAAGGAACCTTGGTTTCTAAAGAACCATATGAAGGTGCATCTCAACAAGCTGGGCCTCAAAGCTGGATTGGGAAATCTGGGGCCAGCTGGAAATGAGCAATCGAAAGGTCCTGCAAGCACACAAGTGTTGGGGGCCCTGTATACTAATTTGCTCTTGGCTCGCAGTATGACCAGTGGTGGTGGTTCAGGAAGTCGCACCGAGAGGTCAGATGCCAGTGCAGGCTCAAGCAAATCCTCTATATTGGGTTATTTGGGCTTACCCAAAGACAACAGCAATGGAAGTTGCATGGAGCGCCTGCAGGCAGTGGCACAGGTTGCAGAAATGGGTAATGGTGGAGGACGGGGAGGTAACACAGCAGACGGAGAGGACAAGGCAGCCATGTGGCAGCTGGTTGCTCGCAGTCTGGTAGCAGCACAGCACAACCAACAGCAGCAGCGATCTCCTTCGCACCATCAGCTTCCTTCCTCACGAGGCACAGTTGCTGGGGAAGCCAAACAGTTGAGGGCCTACCTAGGTGGAATGGGTTCTAGAGAGGAGCTAGAGGGATCTAGTCAACCTTGGGAGTGTCCAGATTGCGGCAAGCTGTTCAGAAGCCTTCAGCAGGTGGTTGCTCATTCCCGTGTTCATGTCCAGAAACCACAGAAAGGTCAAAGTGCCAGAGCGGGCATGTCCAGAGATGAGGACATTATAAACAGTGTGAGTGGAGCTCAGGCAACAGGCGGAgtaggaggaggacaaagaactAGTGAAAATGAAGGAAGGCAGGAGGAAAAGCAATTACCATCAGGTGTTGGGACAGCTGGGAGCTTCCATTCTGTCATATCACATCTTTCTG GTCAGAATGGTCTAAGGGGGTCATCCTCTTCCACTTCATCTTCAAGAGAGCGTGTTCGAGGAACAGGGATAAAGGATTGCCCCTACTGTGGTAAAGCCTTCCGGTCTTCCCATCACCTTAAAGTGCACCTCCGTGTACACACAG GTGAGAGACCATACAAATGCCCACACTGTGATTATGCTGGCACCCAGTCTGGCTCTCTCAAGTACCACCTTCAGCGTCATCATCGTGAGCAAAGGAATGCTATGGCAACCACCACAAATTCCCCATCACCGAGCCTCCCCTCTCTGACTGGCTGTCCTCATGAAGGGGTGAAAAAGCGCCGTCATCCCTCCATGTCTCAGTCTTCTTTTGGGAGGGTTCCTGGAGAGGCTCCTTCTTCAAGGCACAGTCAGTCATGGGCTGCAAGCCTGCCAGAGAAGAAGGAGGGCACTGCTGCATCTGGACATCACAGAGAGGGAGATGTGGAGAGTCAGTATCTCAGTCTTTCGGGGATGATGGGTACACTATTTGCCGGCGGTCTAGAACCAAGTTGGATTGGAGAAGTGCCACCTCCAAAAATGCCCAAAGTGTCTCGACGGAAACCCCTTACTACAAGCCGCATGATGTCAGCAAATGGTTACCAGGGCGGGATGCAGTCCAGTGGGTCCCAGGAAGGAAGCTTTGAACCTCTGGACCTTTCCCGCCGCCCTTTACAAGATGAAGGGGGAGTGAGTAGCTCTGTCGGTGGACCATCAGGTGTCTTTAAAGGAGGGAATGACATCCTCAGTCAATGTGTCTTCTGTCCCTTCCGGACCTCTTCTGTTGAGCTTATGGCCATGCACCTTCAGGTTAATCACACCAGCAAGTCTCGTCGCAAGAGAGGAGCCTCTCTCTCATCCACCAATCATTCTACAAGGCTAACTTTGGCCGGTTCAGACCGCGATTCCCTGGCTCTGTGGAAGTTCCTCGGTGCAGAGGATGGAGTAGCATCCCCTGAGAATTGGGTTTTGTCAAAGGCAAGAGCTGAGAATGGAGTTAGCCCAGAGAACCGGGACACAGAGGACAGTTTTGAACTGAACTCTGGAACTGTGGGAAGCGTCGGTGAGAAGGGACTTAAAATGAGAGAGGAGctggatgaggaagatgaggaagtcgatgaggaggaggatgacctGGAAGGAAATGGCTATTTTGGAAGTGTACCCCAGAGTCAGAGCAGAAGGGCTAGGTCTGTTTCATCAGACCTCGCTGCTGAGGATCTGCCCAAGGAGGAGGAAGGCGTCTTGGGGAAATAA